From the genome of Fusibacter sp. A1:
ATCTCTTTTACATTCACAAAACTAGCAGCAGCCGTCTCCACAGCCGCAATCGTCGTCACCGCAGCCATCTCCGCAATTACATTCAAGTTTTTCACCGGATTCGATCGCTTTTTTATAGGTCAGCAACCTTTCCTTCCTTAATCGTATCAGTTCAGGCGTATTCACTTTGATTTCCATGCCCTCTCTTGGACGAATAGTACATGCGTATTTTTCTTCACCATCGATTTCCACGACACATCCGTTGCAGCATCCATTAACCCGCCCTTGTAGATAGCATGGTGCCGGTATACCGATGCCATTGTCTCTGGCAACATCCACGATCGTCTTATGTGATAGTTTCACACTAAGCTGTTTTCCATCGATCGACATCGTTTTCATCCTGATTTTCATCGTATCTCTCCTTAAAGTGCAAAACATCTTCTTATCCTAACATCAGTTGTCTTATGTTTTCATTATATAGAAAACACAGCATTTAAACAAACAAAAAGAGCATGTCAGCGACCTGCTCCTATCTAGTACATGATTTTATCAGTTATCTTTATTAACCACATAGTTTTCAACGATTTTGCCCTGATCGATCTTGATCACTCTGTCGGCTATCGCATCGCAGTCAGCGGGATCATGTGTGACAAAGACCGTCGTGATCTGGCTTTGCTTTAAAAGCTTTGCCATTTCTCTTCTTAAGTCATCTTTTAAATGCGCATCCAAATTACTGAAAGGTTCATCAAGGAGCAGTAATCGCGGACTGATGGCAAGCGCTCTCGAAAGTGCTACACGTTGCTGCTGGCCACCGCTCAATTCATGGGGATAACGATTTTTAAACGCTGTCATATGAATCATTTCAAGCAGCTGATCCACCTTCTGTTTTTTGTGCGAAGCCCTGGCTTGTTTCATTCCAAAGGCGATATTCTTAGCAACGGTTATGTGCGGAAAAAGCGCGTAGTCCTGAAAGACCATTCCTATTCCCCGTGTTTCGCATGGGGCGATGGTACTCTTACTATATAGTACAGTTCCATCTAAATGAATGCTGCCTTTTTGTGGATGGTCAAGTCCTGCGATGAGTCTTAATAACGTACTTTTACCACTTCCGCTTTCGCCTAAAAGCGCAACGATCTCACCTTCATTCACATCAAGATCCAAAGCCTTGATCACATTTTCTTTCGCCTTGGGGTAAGAAAAGCCCAACTCCCTTATCGTCAAATACATCCTAATCCTCCTTGTTGAGCATGCGATACAACAACCATACCGACATCATACTGATACCGATAATCAGCAGTGAAGCGACTGAAGCCTCATGAATCATCTCGTCATTGGCATACTCATAAACGCGGGTCGCAAGCGTTGTAAAATTAAAGGGTCGTAACACAAGTGTGAGCGGCAGCTCCTTTAGCACATCTACAAAGACTAGCGCAAATGAGGAGAGCAGCGCCGTTTTTAGCATAGGCACATCCACCTGTAGCACAGCCTGATAAGACTTTAACCCCATGAGTCTCGCCGCGTAATAATAACCATCGCCAAGTTGGGTCATGCCCGATTCGATATTGTTGTAACCTATTGCCATAAACCTCATGATCAGAGCAAAGCCCAGCATCACAATAGATGAACTGATTACTAGCGTTTTGGTCCCAAAACCTAATACTTCATAGATACCAAAGCCACTGATAAATCTATCCAGGGCGATAAAACTCATCGTCACCCCAATGGCGATGACTGCCCCCGGAAGCGCATATCCCGATATCGTAAGCTTGGCCATCACATGGTCGAAGGTACGTTGTCGTTTTCTTGTATTGTGCGCGATAACAAGCCCAACCACAACAACTACAGCTGCGACACATGCGGCCAGAGAAATCGTGTGCAAGAGGATTTTAGATAGCCCCCTTAGCTGGACACTATCCAGTGCCATAAGTGCCCACTGTATCAACTGCAAGGTAGGAATGATGAATCCGAGCGAGGTGATCACTGCAAATCCACTTGTAACACCAATGGCGCGCCATCCCTTGAGTGCCCTGACTTTAATCGGTGTCCTTTTGGCTTGCGCAAGCCCGAACCGCTTGCGTCTTACAAGCAACCGTTCTGTCGTCAACACAGTCAATACAATACTTATGAGCAGTAGCGCAAGCCTTATCGCTGTGGTGACATCGCCCATTGAAAACCAGGTTTTGAAGATTGCAGTGCTAAAGGTTGGAACGCCGTAGTAATTAACCACACCATAATCGCTTAAGACTTCTAGTACTACCAGTGTCACACTGCTGATCAGAGGTACTCTCATTAAAGGGATCAGTAATTTGAAGAAGATTTCCTTCATGCTATAGCCAAGGGTTCTCGCACTTTCGATAAACTGATTTGCCTGTCGCTGCATAAAAGTATAGGTGATCGCATAGACATAGGGATACAGAAAAATCGAAAAGATGAAGATGACTCCACCAATATTCATGATATTCAAACTTTTGAAAGGACCTTCCAGTCCCAGCGGACCTCGAAGAAACTGTTGAACAACTCCAGTATAGCTAAGCATGCCGAAATAGACGACAGCACCAATATATGGAGGAATCGCAAGAGGCAGGAGAACCAACCACCTAAATATCCGTTTTAACGGAAAATCAAAAAAAGTCATAAAATAAGCAGTAAATACTCCGATACATGCTGCTGCGACCGCAACACCTAGCGCAATAATCCCTGTATTTTGCATATACTTAGGTAGTAGATAGGTTGCCACATGGTCCCAATATTCACTTTTCTCACTGAAGACTCTGATCAGTAAAAAACTTATCGGCCCACAGATCATCAGGACAACTCCAAGAGTCACTCCGAACGACGGCCCCATCTTATGTTGCTGAAATAACCTTTTAAGCATCCAGTCCACTCCATTTTAAAAAACAGAGCCGAAGATGATATCGACGGCTCTAAACAAGTTATTATTCCCATCCAATCCTATTGAAAATCTCAACAGCCTTATTGTTGTACTCACCCAAAAGACTTAAGTTGATATCTTGAGCTTTAAAGTCACCCCATGACTTAAGCAGATCAGACGCTTCTACATTTGGATTGACAGGGTATTCGTAGTTTGCTTGAGCAAAAGACTCCTGCGCCTCATCAGATGAAAGAAACTCGATCAGTAGAAGAGCTGCATCCGAATGCTTGGCATACTTTGTAATACCAGCACCACTTATGTTGATGTGCGTTCCATTGGTTTCCTGGTCTGGAAAGAACACTCCGACCTTGCTCGCCACTTCAACTTCAGCAGGGTCTTCTGAATTAATCATTTTACCAATATAATAAGTATTCATGATTGCAACATCACCTTCGCCTGCAACAACGGCCTTGGCTTGGTCCCTATCGTTCCCCTGTGGAGTACGTGCCATATTGTTCAGAATTACAGTAACCACTTGCTCAGCCTTTTCCTCGCCTTCCACAGCGATGAGTGAAGCAAGCAAAGATTGATTATAAATATTGGACGATGATCTTACTAAAACTTTACCATTCCATTTTTCCGATCCCAGATCTTCATACGTTGAAAGTTCAGATGGTGAAACTCTGTCAAGTGAATAGACAAGCACTCTAGCTCTTATTGTAAGTGCAGTCCAGAAATTCTCAGCGTCCTTTAAGTTTGCAGGAACATTCGCTTCCAACACTTCACTTGTAACAGGCTGTAAAAGGTCAAGTGCTTTTGCACGGTGAAGACGACCAGCATCCGCAGTCATCAACACGTCAGCTTCTGTGTCGGCGCCTTCACGAGTCAGTCTTTCGATAAGCTCATCGCTGCCTGCTTTAACCACATTGACGGTGATTCCCGATTTTTCAGTAAAGAGGTCAAAAAGTGCCTGGTCGGTGTCATAATGTCTGTCAGTGTACAAATTCACTACAGTTGATGCGGCAGCATCTTTTACTTCAACTTCTTTTACTTCTGTTTCTTCAACAGGCTGTGCGCATCCGGTCATTACAAGCGCGAACATCATAACTACAGATATAATCAATACAATTTTTTTCATTTCAAACTACTCCTTGAGATATTTTATTTGTTGAGAACTGATATCAATCATTTCACCTTATTG
Proteins encoded in this window:
- a CDS encoding ABC transporter ATP-binding protein, which gives rise to MYLTIRELGFSYPKAKENVIKALDLDVNEGEIVALLGESGSGKSTLLRLIAGLDHPQKGSIHLDGTVLYSKSTIAPCETRGIGMVFQDYALFPHITVAKNIAFGMKQARASHKKQKVDQLLEMIHMTAFKNRYPHELSGGQQQRVALSRALAISPRLLLLDEPFSNLDAHLKDDLRREMAKLLKQSQITTVFVTHDPADCDAIADRVIKIDQGKIVENYVVNKDN
- a CDS encoding 2Fe-2S iron-sulfur cluster-binding protein codes for the protein MKIRMKTMSIDGKQLSVKLSHKTIVDVARDNGIGIPAPCYLQGRVNGCCNGCVVEIDGEEKYACTIRPREGMEIKVNTPELIRLRKERLLTYKKAIESGEKLECNCGDGCGDDDCGCGDGCC
- a CDS encoding iron ABC transporter permease, with amino-acid sequence MLKRLFQQHKMGPSFGVTLGVVLMICGPISFLLIRVFSEKSEYWDHVATYLLPKYMQNTGIIALGVAVAAACIGVFTAYFMTFFDFPLKRIFRWLVLLPLAIPPYIGAVVYFGMLSYTGVVQQFLRGPLGLEGPFKSLNIMNIGGVIFIFSIFLYPYVYAITYTFMQRQANQFIESARTLGYSMKEIFFKLLIPLMRVPLISSVTLVVLEVLSDYGVVNYYGVPTFSTAIFKTWFSMGDVTTAIRLALLLISIVLTVLTTERLLVRRKRFGLAQAKRTPIKVRALKGWRAIGVTSGFAVITSLGFIIPTLQLIQWALMALDSVQLRGLSKILLHTISLAACVAAVVVVVGLVIAHNTRKRQRTFDHVMAKLTISGYALPGAVIAIGVTMSFIALDRFISGFGIYEVLGFGTKTLVISSSIVMLGFALIMRFMAIGYNNIESGMTQLGDGYYYAARLMGLKSYQAVLQVDVPMLKTALLSSFALVFVDVLKELPLTLVLRPFNFTTLATRVYEYANDEMIHEASVASLLIIGISMMSVWLLYRMLNKED
- a CDS encoding Fe(3+) ABC transporter substrate-binding protein, giving the protein MKKIVLIISVVMMFALVMTGCAQPVEETEVKEVEVKDAAASTVVNLYTDRHYDTDQALFDLFTEKSGITVNVVKAGSDELIERLTREGADTEADVLMTADAGRLHRAKALDLLQPVTSEVLEANVPANLKDAENFWTALTIRARVLVYSLDRVSPSELSTYEDLGSEKWNGKVLVRSSSNIYNQSLLASLIAVEGEEKAEQVVTVILNNMARTPQGNDRDQAKAVVAGEGDVAIMNTYYIGKMINSEDPAEVEVASKVGVFFPDQETNGTHINISGAGITKYAKHSDAALLLIEFLSSDEAQESFAQANYEYPVNPNVEASDLLKSWGDFKAQDINLSLLGEYNNKAVEIFNRIGWE